From the Flavimarina sp. Hel_I_48 genome, one window contains:
- a CDS encoding DUF6973 domain-containing protein, translated as MLMNVLRSADFKQLPGLFWIACSHPLFIIPTLKATRETMKIAQQEYGNAHKGNTPANAFRHALWNVLIAKHCLKRKQNFKKVLLWTEKITAKHEKLAPNKTLERAMDLHNNQIGLMHCSELVSQDNREIIAFLKNEAGRAKKVNQLAEIEKANKEMVYLS; from the coding sequence ATGTTAATGAACGTGCTGCGCTCCGCCGACTTTAAACAGCTTCCCGGGCTGTTTTGGATAGCGTGCTCCCATCCGCTTTTTATAATCCCCACATTAAAGGCGACACGGGAAACAATGAAGATCGCGCAGCAGGAATATGGTAATGCACACAAAGGGAACACACCAGCAAATGCTTTTAGGCATGCGCTGTGGAATGTGCTCATCGCAAAACACTGTCTCAAACGAAAACAAAACTTTAAAAAAGTGCTTCTCTGGACCGAAAAAATAACCGCAAAACATGAAAAATTAGCACCAAATAAAACGCTGGAGCGTGCTATGGACCTGCACAATAACCAGATAGGTTTGATGCATTGCAGTGAACTGGTCTCTCAGGATAACCGCGAGATCATTGCTTTTTTAAAGAACGAAGCCGGGCGGGCAAAAAAAGTCAACCAACTAGCTGAAATAGAAAAGGCGAATAAAGAAATGGTTTATCTCTCATGA
- a CDS encoding transposase yields MKLEQLQKDHYYHIYNRGINGCTIFKNDKNKDYFLKLFNKYLSKKVSVLAYCLMQNHYHFVIRISSEEDRVIQSFSNFLMRMPKLLIRV; encoded by the coding sequence ATGAAGCTGGAACAACTACAAAAAGATCATTATTACCACATATATAACCGTGGCATCAACGGCTGTACCATTTTCAAAAATGACAAAAACAAAGACTACTTTCTGAAATTATTCAATAAATATCTTTCTAAAAAAGTGTCCGTTCTGGCTTATTGTTTAATGCAAAATCATTATCATTTTGTAATACGAATTTCTTCAGAGGAAGATAGAGTAATCCAATCTTTTTCAAATTTTTTAATGCGTATGCCAAAGCTTTTAATAAGAGTGTAA
- the hemB gene encoding porphobilinogen synthase, translated as MYPLRRNRRLRTTPALRALVREISITPDDFIVPLFVVEGKGKKEEINSMPGYYRYSLDTLKTEVKSLWDLGLKSVLLFVKVSDKLKDNAGTEAINPDGLMQHAIQTVKEVCPDMVVMTDVALDPYSQFGHDGIVANGQVINDDSNAILAEMALSHARAGADIVAPSDMMDGRIFEMRTLLEDEGFVDTGIMSYSAKYASAFYGPFRDALDSAPVDAQDIPKDKKTYQMDPANRDEAIKETLMDIEEGADIVMVKPGLCYLDIVRDIKNTVNVPVAVYQVSGEYAMIKAASERGWLDHDAVMMEQVTAIKRAGANLIASYFAKDVVKLLG; from the coding sequence ATGTATCCCTTACGCAGAAATAGAAGATTACGCACCACCCCGGCTCTACGCGCGCTTGTGCGGGAGATAAGCATTACGCCAGATGATTTTATCGTTCCCCTATTTGTGGTGGAGGGAAAAGGCAAAAAAGAGGAAATCAATTCTATGCCCGGCTATTACCGTTATAGCCTCGATACGCTTAAAACGGAGGTAAAAAGCCTCTGGGACTTAGGACTTAAGTCGGTATTGCTTTTTGTGAAAGTAAGTGATAAGCTGAAGGATAATGCGGGTACTGAAGCCATCAATCCTGATGGACTCATGCAGCACGCCATACAGACCGTTAAAGAAGTATGTCCCGATATGGTCGTAATGACCGATGTAGCGCTTGATCCCTATTCGCAATTTGGCCATGATGGTATTGTGGCAAATGGTCAGGTCATCAACGATGATTCTAACGCAATCCTGGCAGAAATGGCACTTTCGCACGCGCGTGCCGGTGCGGATATCGTGGCTCCCAGTGATATGATGGACGGCCGTATTTTTGAGATGCGCACACTGCTTGAAGATGAAGGTTTTGTAGATACCGGCATTATGAGCTATTCGGCTAAATATGCTTCGGCATTTTATGGGCCGTTTCGTGATGCGCTGGATTCTGCACCCGTAGATGCCCAGGATATCCCGAAAGATAAAAAAACGTATCAGATGGATCCTGCCAATAGAGATGAGGCCATTAAAGAAACACTCATGGATATCGAAGAAGGTGCTGATATTGTTATGGTAAAACCGGGTCTATGCTACCTGGATATTGTGCGCGATATCAAAAATACGGTCAATGTACCGGTAGCCGTTTATCAGGTAAGTGGTGAATATGCAATGATCAAAGCAGCTTCAGAGCGTGGCTGGTTAGATCACGATGCTGTTATGATGGAACAGGTTACCGCCATAAAACGCGCCGGTGCAAACCTGATTGCCAGTTATTTTGCCAAGGATGTGGTAAAGTTATTGGGATAA
- a CDS encoding aldehyde dehydrogenase family protein gives MASTTANFNLNEVLKALSISEKNAGTSTGSKTYDKGEVFESISPVDGKTIAQVTTTTSEEYNTVLQTATKAFKTWRKMPAPQRGEIVRQFNEELRRLKEPLGKLVSYEMGKSYQEGLGEVQEMIDICDFAVGLSRQLHGLTMHSERPGHRMYEQYHPLGIVGIISAFNFPVAVWAWNTALAWVCGDVTVWKPSEKTPLTGVACQHIAARIFKKNDLPEGISNLISGDYHVGEMMTGDSQIALISATGSINMGKKVAAVVGERLGKTLLELGGNNAIIVTPDADLKMTVIGAVFGAVGTAGQRCTSTRRLIVHESRYDQVKNALVEAYKQLRIGDPLDETNHVGPLIDKEAVKNYQVALEEVVKEGGNIIVEGSVLKGEGYESGCYVKPAIVEASNDYEIVQHETFAPILYLLKYSGNVENALDLQNGVKQGLSSAIMTNNLREAEHFLSVEGSDCGIANVNIGTSGAEIGGAFGGEKETGGGRESGSDAWKIYMRRQTNTINYTTELPLAQGIKFDL, from the coding sequence ATGGCTTCTACCACTGCAAATTTCAATTTAAATGAGGTACTTAAGGCGCTTTCTATTTCAGAAAAAAATGCCGGTACATCTACCGGTTCAAAAACATATGATAAGGGTGAGGTTTTTGAATCCATTTCGCCGGTAGATGGTAAAACGATCGCCCAGGTTACGACAACGACTTCAGAAGAGTACAATACGGTTTTGCAAACCGCTACAAAGGCTTTTAAGACCTGGCGGAAAATGCCAGCACCACAACGTGGGGAAATTGTACGCCAATTCAATGAAGAACTACGCAGACTCAAAGAACCGTTAGGCAAACTGGTTTCTTATGAAATGGGAAAATCCTATCAGGAAGGCCTAGGCGAAGTACAGGAAATGATAGATATCTGCGACTTTGCAGTGGGGCTATCGCGCCAACTGCACGGTCTTACCATGCATTCTGAACGGCCTGGACATCGTATGTACGAGCAATATCACCCGCTGGGAATAGTGGGCATTATATCAGCATTTAATTTTCCGGTGGCGGTATGGGCCTGGAATACGGCATTGGCCTGGGTTTGTGGTGATGTCACCGTGTGGAAACCTTCAGAAAAAACACCTTTGACCGGTGTGGCGTGCCAACATATAGCGGCCCGTATTTTCAAGAAAAATGATCTTCCGGAAGGAATTTCCAACCTTATCAGTGGGGATTATCATGTGGGGGAAATGATGACCGGTGATTCTCAGATTGCGCTTATTTCTGCAACAGGATCCATCAATATGGGTAAAAAAGTGGCTGCTGTTGTAGGTGAACGCCTGGGCAAGACCTTACTGGAACTTGGCGGTAACAACGCGATTATCGTTACCCCGGATGCTGATCTCAAAATGACGGTAATAGGTGCTGTATTTGGAGCGGTAGGAACTGCCGGGCAGCGCTGTACCTCTACCCGTAGGCTTATCGTGCATGAATCGCGCTACGATCAGGTAAAAAACGCCCTGGTCGAAGCTTATAAACAATTACGAATAGGCGACCCGTTAGACGAGACGAATCATGTAGGGCCATTGATTGATAAAGAGGCTGTTAAAAACTATCAGGTAGCCCTTGAAGAAGTGGTAAAAGAAGGTGGAAATATCATTGTGGAAGGTAGCGTCCTCAAAGGCGAAGGTTATGAGAGTGGTTGCTACGTAAAACCTGCGATCGTAGAAGCCAGTAATGACTATGAGATCGTACAACACGAGACTTTTGCCCCTATTTTATACCTCCTCAAGTACAGCGGAAATGTAGAAAATGCCCTTGATTTACAAAATGGCGTAAAACAAGGACTTTCATCTGCAATTATGACCAATAATTTGCGCGAAGCGGAACATTTTTTAAGTGTGGAAGGCAGTGACTGCGGAATCGCGAACGTGAATATAGGTACTTCTGGAGCGGAAATTGGTGGCGCTTTTGGTGGCGAGAAAGAGACCGGGGGCGGCCGCGAGAGTGGTTCTGATGCCTGGAAGATTTATATGCGCCGCCAGACCAATACCATCAATTATACCACGGAATTGCCATTGGCACAAGGGATAAAATTTGATTTGTAA
- the hemF gene encoding oxygen-dependent coproporphyrinogen oxidase — MKQEFVNYIHNLQDQITTALEQVDGKAKFHEDPWEREEGGGGRTRVIEDGAVIEKGGVNISEVHGALAPAMQQYFGVGDVDFFACGLSLVIHPKNPYAPTVHANWRYFEMYEKDGTLVDSWFGGGQDLTPYYLFEEDVQHFHQVCKTACDAHDPNFYLKFKAKCDAYFYNEHRGEGRGVGGLFFDHCKAQEGRTMQDWYNFVTEVGNSFLDAYLPILKKRKDIAYGEKESTWQQIRRGRYVEFNLVHDKGTLFGLKTNGRIESILMSLPPIVQWKYDHNPDLGSEEEKLLEVLKNPKNWV, encoded by the coding sequence ATGAAACAAGAATTTGTCAACTACATACATAACTTACAAGACCAGATCACCACTGCACTTGAGCAAGTAGATGGCAAGGCCAAATTTCACGAAGACCCCTGGGAGCGCGAAGAAGGGGGCGGTGGCCGTACCCGCGTTATAGAAGATGGCGCTGTGATTGAAAAAGGCGGTGTTAATATTTCTGAAGTGCACGGCGCGCTGGCACCTGCGATGCAGCAGTATTTTGGTGTAGGCGATGTTGATTTTTTTGCCTGCGGACTCAGTCTGGTCATTCATCCTAAAAATCCGTACGCGCCCACGGTGCACGCGAACTGGCGTTATTTTGAAATGTACGAGAAAGATGGTACGCTGGTTGACAGTTGGTTTGGTGGCGGGCAGGACCTTACCCCCTACTATCTTTTTGAAGAAGATGTGCAGCACTTTCACCAGGTTTGTAAAACTGCGTGTGATGCCCATGATCCCAATTTTTACCTGAAATTTAAAGCCAAGTGCGACGCTTATTTTTATAACGAGCACCGCGGGGAAGGCCGGGGTGTGGGCGGACTGTTTTTTGACCATTGCAAAGCTCAGGAAGGAAGGACAATGCAGGACTGGTACAATTTTGTGACCGAAGTGGGCAATAGCTTTCTGGATGCTTATTTACCTATTCTGAAAAAAAGAAAAGATATTGCCTACGGCGAAAAAGAAAGCACCTGGCAACAAATACGCCGGGGACGTTATGTAGAGTTTAACCTTGTACACGATAAGGGGACGCTCTTCGGTTTAAAAACAAACGGAAGGATAGAAAGTATTTTAATGAGCCTCCCTCCCATTGTACAATGGAAATACGACCACAACCCAGACCTGGGCAGTGAAGAGGAAAAGCTCCTTGAGGTACTCAAAAACCCTAAAAACTGGGTCTAA
- a CDS encoding EI24 domain-containing protein has protein sequence MIKSCLHAINAYRRSFRLINELGLWKYYMIPMVISLLTAVIIGFSAWGFSDDIGALISRLWFWEWGAKTFATVSTFFGGLLVILLGLILFKHVVMAFSAPFMSSVSEKIEMHLYGKNEMYRDTSNMGQLWRGIGINMRNLVWELLITLPLLLLGLIPVVNFITTPLAFLVQAYYAGFGNMDCTLERHFSYQHSVDFVKKNRGLAIGNGIVFMGCLLIPIIGIILVLPLSITAASVVTLQALEDKKTDTTCKV, from the coding sequence ATGATAAAAAGTTGTTTACATGCCATAAACGCGTATCGCCGCTCCTTTAGGCTCATCAACGAACTGGGACTGTGGAAATATTATATGATCCCCATGGTTATCAGTCTTTTAACAGCGGTAATCATCGGCTTTTCGGCATGGGGATTTTCTGATGACATTGGCGCTTTGATCAGTCGGTTGTGGTTCTGGGAATGGGGCGCGAAGACTTTTGCCACAGTGAGTACGTTTTTTGGCGGTTTGCTGGTGATATTGCTCGGTTTGATCCTATTTAAACACGTGGTCATGGCATTTTCAGCTCCTTTTATGAGTTCGGTTTCCGAAAAAATAGAAATGCACCTTTATGGTAAAAATGAAATGTATCGCGACACTTCAAATATGGGGCAATTGTGGCGCGGTATAGGTATAAACATGCGCAACCTTGTCTGGGAATTGCTGATTACGCTTCCCCTGCTCCTTTTAGGATTAATTCCGGTAGTAAACTTTATCACTACACCACTGGCATTTCTGGTCCAGGCATATTATGCGGGTTTTGGTAATATGGACTGCACGTTAGAACGGCATTTTAGCTATCAGCATAGTGTTGATTTTGTAAAGAAAAACCGTGGTCTCGCCATAGGTAACGGGATTGTTTTTATGGGTTGCCTCTTGATACCGATCATTGGGATTATCCTGGTGCTGCCACTTTCTATTACCGCTGCGAGTGTTGTAACGCTTCAAGCGTTAGAGGATAAAAAAACAGACACGACCTGCAAGGTATGA
- a CDS encoding isoaspartyl peptidase/L-asparaginase family protein, with protein sequence MKQFFYAIAIASCLYSCKENPSENGETTTTNMETVQDSVQDFAIVIHGGAGTILKENMTDSLEAAYEAKLTEAIKTGYKILQNGGTSLEAVQRTINVMENSPLFNSAKGAVFTHDGKNELDASIMDGKTLNAGAIAGVTTIKNPINLAYEVMTNSEHVLLSGKGAEEFAKEQGLEIVDPSYFFTQKRYDGLQRTLEAEKTAEKDTKTAFYDPFIKDDKYGTVGCVALDKNGNLAAGTSTGGMNNKRYNRIGDAPIIGAGTYANNKTCGVSSTGWGEYFMRGLVAYDISAMMEYSGISLKEATDAVIQKKLTDMGGTGGVVSLDHNGNLSMEFNTPGMYRAYMNENGDLQVGIYKELQE encoded by the coding sequence ATGAAACAATTTTTTTACGCTATTGCCATTGCCAGCTGTCTTTATAGCTGCAAAGAGAACCCTTCGGAAAATGGGGAAACAACCACGACCAATATGGAAACGGTGCAGGATTCCGTTCAGGATTTCGCGATTGTGATTCATGGCGGTGCCGGAACGATTTTAAAGGAAAATATGACCGATAGCCTGGAAGCTGCTTATGAAGCAAAACTTACCGAAGCCATTAAAACAGGTTATAAAATCCTTCAAAACGGTGGCACAAGTTTAGAAGCGGTACAGCGCACTATTAATGTGATGGAGAATTCGCCGTTGTTCAATTCCGCCAAAGGCGCCGTGTTTACCCATGATGGGAAAAATGAATTGGACGCTTCTATCATGGATGGTAAAACATTGAATGCGGGTGCAATTGCAGGGGTAACCACTATTAAAAACCCCATCAATCTGGCCTATGAAGTCATGACCAACTCAGAACACGTCCTGCTCAGCGGAAAAGGTGCCGAAGAATTTGCCAAAGAACAGGGTCTGGAAATCGTAGATCCTTCCTACTTTTTTACCCAAAAGCGCTATGACGGTCTGCAACGTACTTTAGAAGCCGAAAAAACAGCTGAAAAAGATACAAAAACAGCCTTTTACGATCCTTTTATTAAAGATGATAAATATGGGACCGTAGGATGTGTTGCCCTTGATAAAAATGGAAATCTTGCTGCGGGAACTTCCACAGGTGGCATGAACAATAAGCGTTATAATCGTATTGGCGATGCGCCCATTATTGGCGCGGGAACTTATGCGAACAATAAAACCTGTGGTGTATCTTCTACCGGTTGGGGTGAGTATTTTATGCGCGGACTGGTAGCTTACGATATTTCCGCAATGATGGAATATAGTGGAATATCCCTAAAAGAAGCTACAGACGCGGTAATTCAGAAAAAACTTACCGATATGGGCGGTACCGGCGGTGTGGTTTCGCTAGACCATAACGGCAATCTTTCCATGGAGTTCAATACGCCCGGTATGTACCGCGCGTATATGAATGAAAATGGGGACTTACAGGTAGGAATTTATAAAGAATTACAGGAGTAG
- a CDS encoding DinB family protein, producing MEKLENSKKYLIAFAEAMPEEYYDFRPAQVEMTFSEQLNHIQQNMEWLSSTYLNKEESELSMITNEKQRIIANLKFSFNAVSKCVQDLKEENLDEKVDFFAGEKNKLQILNLLQDHVTHHRGQLAVYLNLKGIKPPAYTGW from the coding sequence TTGGAAAAATTAGAGAATTCCAAAAAATATTTGATCGCTTTTGCGGAAGCAATGCCAGAAGAATATTATGATTTTAGACCTGCGCAGGTTGAGATGACTTTTAGTGAGCAATTAAACCACATTCAGCAAAATATGGAATGGCTTTCTTCAACTTATTTGAACAAAGAAGAAAGCGAATTATCAATGATAACGAATGAAAAACAGCGCATTATTGCCAATTTGAAATTTTCCTTCAATGCAGTGTCCAAATGTGTTCAAGATTTAAAAGAAGAAAATCTGGACGAAAAAGTGGATTTTTTTGCCGGGGAAAAAAACAAACTCCAAATCCTTAATCTCCTACAGGATCATGTAACCCACCATCGTGGTCAATTAGCGGTCTATCTTAATTTGAAAGGCATTAAACCGCCAGCTTATACAGGATGGTGA
- a CDS encoding uroporphyrinogen-III synthase produces MPSILSTKRLTHIQRETFRKAGIQLVEYDAIKIENVDFKMPEYVENAIFTSKNAVQAVVKNSAEARKIKNSFCVGSKTGKILSKNGLKPLKIGHNAADLGQFIAKYHSEKSFYFFCGDKRREELPIILENANIPVQEVITYKTVLNPEKFNQDFNTVLFFSPSGIQSFVKNNDLSQKTAICIGKTTAFEAKKHTEKVEIAVVTTVESVIEKAIELTKRR; encoded by the coding sequence ATGCCCAGCATACTTTCCACTAAAAGATTAACCCACATTCAGAGAGAAACATTCCGCAAAGCGGGAATACAACTTGTGGAGTATGATGCGATCAAGATAGAGAATGTTGATTTTAAAATGCCAGAGTATGTAGAAAATGCCATTTTTACCAGTAAAAACGCGGTACAGGCAGTTGTAAAAAATTCCGCGGAAGCGAGAAAAATCAAGAACAGCTTTTGTGTAGGTTCAAAAACTGGTAAAATCTTATCAAAAAACGGCCTAAAACCTTTAAAAATTGGTCATAATGCGGCAGATTTAGGGCAGTTTATTGCTAAATATCATTCAGAAAAAAGCTTTTATTTCTTTTGTGGCGATAAGCGCCGGGAAGAATTGCCCATAATTCTTGAGAACGCAAATATCCCTGTACAGGAAGTCATTACTTATAAAACAGTCTTGAACCCAGAAAAATTTAATCAGGATTTTAATACTGTTTTATTTTTTAGCCCAAGCGGAATACAGAGTTTTGTAAAAAATAACGATTTAAGTCAAAAAACGGCCATTTGCATAGGTAAAACGACCGCTTTTGAGGCAAAAAAACATACAGAAAAGGTCGAAATTGCAGTTGTAACCACGGTAGAAAGCGTTATTGAAAAAGCGATCGAGCTTACTAAAAGAAGATAA
- the hemA gene encoding glutamyl-tRNA reductase translates to MYSKRSFYPAYSGNFFAIGLSYLKADAEVRGHFSVDMKTQDLILQRAQEDGIDGLTIISTCNRTELYGFADEALDLIKLLCEHTQGTVAEFQNVSYTYENEAAVDHLFKVGTGLDSQILGDFEIIGQLKSGFKRSKKLGLVNPFMERLINCVIQSSKRIKNETNISNGATSVSFASVQYIMARVPYISEKNIVLFGTGKIGRNTCENLVKHTKNDHITLINRTKDKAEKIAGRFNLLVKDYADIQSEIASADVLIVATGAQKPTISKDLLHLKKPLLILDLSIPKNVDSNVEEIEHVTLVHLDQLSKITDDTLNRRKQHVPQAEAINKEIQTDFYEWLGSRQFAPTIRALKSRLLEIKDGEIDFQRKKIVGFNEEQAEIISNRLIQKIATQFAKHLKDEKVPQNESIELIQKVFKLQNH, encoded by the coding sequence ATGTACAGCAAACGATCTTTTTACCCCGCGTATTCTGGAAATTTTTTCGCCATAGGCCTCAGCTATCTCAAAGCAGACGCCGAGGTGCGTGGCCACTTTAGTGTGGATATGAAAACGCAGGACCTCATCCTGCAGCGCGCTCAGGAAGATGGTATTGATGGTCTTACGATCATTTCTACCTGTAACCGTACGGAATTATATGGCTTTGCCGATGAAGCCCTTGATCTTATCAAACTCCTCTGCGAACATACACAGGGCACGGTTGCCGAATTTCAAAATGTATCGTATACGTACGAGAACGAAGCTGCCGTTGATCATCTTTTTAAGGTGGGCACCGGTCTTGACAGTCAGATTCTGGGTGATTTTGAGATTATAGGCCAGTTAAAATCGGGTTTTAAACGCTCTAAAAAACTGGGGCTTGTGAACCCATTTATGGAGCGGCTCATCAACTGCGTGATCCAGTCCAGCAAGCGCATCAAGAACGAAACCAATATTTCAAACGGTGCAACTTCCGTAAGTTTTGCTTCGGTGCAATATATTATGGCCCGCGTTCCTTACATTTCCGAAAAAAATATCGTTCTTTTTGGTACCGGAAAAATAGGTCGAAATACCTGCGAAAACCTCGTAAAACATACTAAAAACGACCATATTACCCTTATAAACCGAACAAAAGATAAGGCGGAAAAAATCGCGGGTCGGTTTAATCTTTTGGTTAAAGATTATGCAGATATACAATCTGAAATTGCCAGCGCAGATGTATTGATCGTCGCTACCGGCGCTCAGAAACCCACGATTTCAAAAGATTTACTTCACCTTAAAAAACCGCTGCTCATCCTTGATCTTTCTATCCCAAAAAATGTGGATTCTAATGTGGAGGAAATTGAACATGTGACCCTGGTTCACCTTGACCAACTTTCAAAAATCACAGACGATACCTTGAACAGAAGAAAACAGCATGTACCGCAGGCGGAAGCGATCAACAAAGAGATACAGACTGATTTTTATGAATGGCTGGGATCCAGGCAATTTGCCCCCACGATTCGCGCATTAAAATCAAGATTGCTGGAGATTAAAGATGGTGAGATTGATTTTCAGCGGAAAAAGATAGTCGGTTTTAATGAAGAACAGGCTGAAATCATCAGCAACCGCCTTATTCAAAAAATCGCTACCCAGTTTGCAAAGCACCTTAAAGACGAAAAAGTTCCGCAAAATGAAAGCATTGAACTTATTCAAAAGGTCTTTAAACTTCAAAACCACTAA
- a CDS encoding HNH endonuclease, whose amino-acid sequence MIPDLKNEEWKEVEFDAKIAENEKFKISNYGRLINCKKEEDFLSKKYFINGYQTIPLQLETGGRTSRYIHKLVAQHFLPQNDGVYVIHLDYDKKNNRLENLKWATKREKEIHQHTNPDFKNIVKKKPSTAKLTETKVKLIKRKINDPNRRTRMKMIAKQFGISEMQLYRIKTGENWKEVKE is encoded by the coding sequence ATAATCCCCGATCTTAAAAATGAAGAATGGAAAGAGGTGGAGTTTGATGCAAAGATCGCTGAGAATGAAAAGTTCAAAATATCTAACTACGGCAGGCTGATCAATTGCAAGAAAGAAGAGGACTTTCTTTCTAAAAAGTATTTTATCAACGGGTATCAGACCATCCCGTTACAGTTGGAAACAGGTGGCCGCACGAGCCGTTATATTCATAAACTTGTGGCGCAGCATTTTTTACCGCAAAACGATGGCGTATATGTGATTCACCTGGATTATGACAAGAAAAATAACCGACTGGAAAATCTAAAATGGGCCACTAAGCGTGAAAAGGAAATTCACCAGCACACGAATCCTGATTTTAAGAATATCGTCAAGAAAAAACCCTCTACCGCTAAGCTTACCGAAACCAAGGTAAAACTCATCAAGCGTAAGATCAACGATCCCAACCGCAGGACGCGAATGAAAATGATTGCCAAGCAGTTTGGTATTTCAGAAATGCAGCTTTACCGCATCAAAACCGGTGAAAACTGGAAAGAAGTCAAGGAATAG
- the hemE gene encoding uroporphyrinogen decarboxylase — protein sequence MENKKETSAFAEVINKKPNIKNDLFLRALKGETVQRPPVWMMRQAGRYLPEFMELKRKYDFFTRCQQPELASEITVQPIRRYGMDAAILFCDILVIPQAMNIHVEMKPGVGPWLPQPIRSQADLDRVIVPDIHDTLGYVMEAIKMTKEKLNDEIPLIGFAGSPWTILCYCVQGQGSKNFDKAKEFCFTQPQVAHQLLQKITDTTIAYLKEKIKAGVDAVQVFDSWGGMLSPTDYQEFSWQYIQQIIDALKDEAPVIAFGKGCWFALGEMATSGASALGVDWTCSPQNARILSGGNITLQGNFDPTRLFSPPAEIKRMVKEMIDAFGKDKYIVNLGHGILPNIPLENAGAFIEAVKEYKQD from the coding sequence ATGGAGAACAAGAAAGAGACTTCCGCCTTCGCAGAAGTGATAAATAAGAAACCAAATATCAAGAATGACCTGTTTTTGCGCGCGTTAAAAGGCGAAACCGTACAGCGCCCTCCCGTATGGATGATGCGTCAGGCCGGCAGGTATTTGCCCGAGTTTATGGAGCTTAAAAGAAAATATGATTTCTTCACCCGCTGCCAGCAACCCGAACTTGCCAGTGAGATTACCGTACAGCCCATACGGCGCTACGGTATGGACGCGGCGATCCTTTTTTGTGATATCCTGGTGATCCCGCAGGCCATGAATATTCATGTGGAAATGAAACCTGGCGTGGGGCCATGGCTTCCGCAGCCCATTCGTTCACAGGCAGATCTTGACCGGGTGATCGTACCAGATATTCACGATACCCTGGGCTATGTGATGGAAGCCATTAAAATGACCAAGGAAAAACTCAATGATGAGATTCCGCTTATTGGTTTTGCCGGTTCGCCGTGGACGATCCTTTGCTATTGCGTACAGGGGCAGGGTTCTAAAAACTTTGATAAGGCCAAAGAGTTTTGTTTTACCCAGCCACAGGTAGCACACCAACTTTTACAGAAAATAACAGATACGACCATCGCTTATTTAAAGGAAAAAATAAAAGCCGGCGTAGATGCGGTACAGGTTTTTGACAGTTGGGGCGGCATGCTCTCCCCTACTGATTATCAGGAATTCAGCTGGCAATATATTCAGCAGATCATAGATGCGCTCAAGGATGAAGCCCCGGTGATTGCCTTTGGCAAAGGATGCTGGTTTGCACTGGGCGAAATGGCAACAAGCGGTGCATCTGCACTGGGCGTTGACTGGACATGCAGTCCTCAAAATGCGCGTATTCTTTCCGGTGGAAATATTACGCTTCAGGGAAATTTTGACCCTACGCGTCTTTTTTCGCCCCCGGCGGAAATAAAACGTATGGTCAAAGAAATGATTGACGCTTTTGGAAAAGATAAATATATCGTGAACCTGGGTCATGGTATTTTACCGAATATCCCACTTGAAAATGCCGGGGCCTTCATTGAAGCGGTAAAAGAATACAAACAGGACTAA
- a CDS encoding 3-hydroxyanthranilate 3,4-dioxygenase: MAIKKPFNLNKWVEENRSSLKPPVGNKNLYQDAGDYIVMVVAGPNARKDYHYNETEELFYQLEGEIEVHVQDEGKKQTMTLGPGDMYLHPAKIPHSPVRKENSIGLVVERKRIDLKGKDGLLWFCDNCNNKLYEVYFPLNNIETDFLKHFKHFYASKELRTCENCGTVMPVDPKFVAQE, encoded by the coding sequence ATGGCCATAAAAAAACCGTTCAACCTTAATAAGTGGGTAGAAGAAAACAGAAGTTCACTGAAACCGCCCGTGGGCAACAAGAATTTGTACCAGGATGCCGGGGATTATATTGTGATGGTCGTGGCGGGCCCCAACGCGAGAAAAGATTATCATTACAATGAAACCGAGGAGCTTTTTTACCAGCTGGAAGGGGAAATTGAAGTGCATGTGCAGGACGAAGGTAAAAAACAAACCATGACATTAGGGCCCGGGGATATGTATTTGCATCCTGCTAAAATTCCGCATTCCCCGGTACGCAAAGAAAATTCCATTGGTCTTGTGGTTGAGCGAAAACGTATCGATCTCAAAGGAAAAGACGGACTGTTATGGTTTTGCGATAATTGCAACAACAAACTTTACGAAGTCTATTTTCCCCTAAACAACATAGAAACCGACTTCTTAAAACATTTTAAGCATTTTTATGCCAGTAAAGAACTGCGCACGTGTGAGAATTGCGGTACGGTAATGCCGGTAGATCCCAAATTTGTCGCACAGGAATAG